One stretch of Saccharopolyspora erythraea DNA includes these proteins:
- a CDS encoding response regulator transcription factor encodes MTTVLICDDRRSVREGLTRVMSAVPGVSRIDCVAHGDELLARFSRQAVDVVLVGTQRAVPNGVEATRRLVSAHPQANVIVFGAPDDAGSIAAAIAGGARGYLRWDASRPELVAALAHTLASTSVPAPRQPSDPGVQLTERELQVLRGMSQGKSNGQIGRELYLSEDTVKTHARRLFRKLGVRDRAQAVAHGFRRGLVA; translated from the coding sequence GTGACGACGGTCCTGATCTGCGATGACCGGCGTAGCGTCCGGGAAGGGCTCACTCGTGTGATGTCTGCTGTCCCCGGAGTGAGCCGGATAGATTGCGTAGCACACGGTGACGAGTTGCTCGCCCGTTTTTCGCGGCAAGCCGTGGACGTCGTGCTCGTCGGTACCCAACGCGCCGTCCCCAACGGTGTGGAGGCCACGCGCCGGCTTGTCTCGGCCCACCCCCAAGCGAACGTGATCGTGTTCGGTGCCCCGGACGACGCGGGCAGCATCGCGGCGGCGATCGCCGGCGGTGCCCGCGGCTACCTCCGCTGGGACGCCTCGCGGCCGGAGCTGGTCGCGGCCCTGGCGCACACGCTCGCGAGCACCTCGGTGCCCGCTCCCCGGCAGCCCTCGGACCCCGGCGTGCAGCTGACCGAGCGCGAGCTCCAGGTGCTGCGCGGTATGAGCCAGGGCAAGAGCAACGGCCAGATCGGCCGCGAGCTCTACCTCTCGGAAGACACGGTCAAGACCCACGCCCGCCGGCTGTTCCGCAAGCTCGGCGTGCGCGACCGGGCCCAGGCCGTGGCCCACGGGTTCCGGCGCGGTCTGGTCGCCTGA
- a CDS encoding MerR family transcriptional regulator, translating to MTTPEPAQGQDDSTRIGESGHSGGAPGVDGDQPRLTVAAVARRLGVAPATLRTWDRRYGLGPSDHTTGRHRRYGPDDIARLEQMQRALLRGASPAEAARFARSTTAPLPQRYSAESGSPAHVEGEADEPVLFSGVLDGDDGANALEPGTNTGGRGLKLTGAGPRARGLGRAALALDSWSIQRLLLESVVADGVVATWNDVLQPVLRAISERWQRSGTGVEALQLLSDCASTALRSVIAGAAAPLNPRPVVLAPVPGEGQELELVALAAALAANRVGHRLFGAALPREGLDAAVRRAAPAAVVLWAGQPNYASVKLIGDIPITRQRARAFVAGAGWAQEPLPAHVELLDSLGTAVARVSETVLA from the coding sequence GTGACGACGCCGGAACCTGCGCAAGGGCAGGACGACTCCACTCGCATCGGCGAATCCGGGCATTCCGGCGGTGCCCCCGGCGTCGATGGCGACCAGCCGCGGCTGACCGTCGCGGCGGTCGCCCGCCGACTGGGCGTGGCCCCGGCGACCCTGCGCACGTGGGACCGCAGGTACGGGCTCGGGCCCAGCGACCACACCACCGGCCGTCACCGGCGCTACGGCCCCGACGACATCGCGCGGCTGGAGCAGATGCAGCGCGCCCTGCTGCGCGGCGCCTCACCGGCCGAGGCCGCCCGGTTCGCCCGGTCCACGACCGCGCCGCTGCCGCAGCGCTACTCGGCCGAGTCCGGATCCCCGGCGCACGTGGAGGGCGAGGCGGACGAGCCGGTGCTCTTCTCCGGTGTCCTCGACGGCGACGACGGCGCGAACGCCCTCGAGCCGGGCACCAACACCGGTGGCCGGGGCCTGAAGCTCACCGGTGCCGGGCCGCGGGCGCGCGGGCTGGGCCGGGCCGCCCTGGCGCTCGACTCCTGGTCTATCCAGCGGCTGCTGCTCGAGTCGGTCGTGGCCGACGGCGTGGTGGCGACCTGGAACGACGTGCTCCAGCCGGTGCTGCGGGCGATCAGCGAGCGGTGGCAGCGCTCGGGCACCGGCGTCGAGGCCCTGCAACTGCTGTCGGACTGCGCCTCGACCGCGCTGCGGTCGGTCATCGCCGGCGCCGCGGCACCGCTCAACCCGCGCCCTGTCGTCCTCGCGCCGGTGCCCGGGGAGGGTCAGGAGCTGGAGCTGGTCGCGCTCGCCGCCGCCCTGGCCGCCAACCGGGTCGGGCACCGGCTGTTCGGCGCCGCGCTGCCCAGGGAGGGGCTCGACGCCGCCGTCCGCCGCGCCGCCCCGGCGGCGGTGGTGCTGTGGGCGGGGCAGCCGAACTACGCCTCGGTGAAGCTCATCGGCGACATCCCCATCACCCGCCAGCGGGCGCGCGCGTTCGTGGCCGGAGCGGGCTGGGCACAGGAGCCGCTGCCGGCACATGTCGAGTTGCTCGACTCACTGGGCACGGCGGTCGCACGCGTCTCCGAGACCGTGCTCGCCTGA